One Vigna unguiculata cultivar IT97K-499-35 chromosome 11, ASM411807v1, whole genome shotgun sequence DNA window includes the following coding sequences:
- the LOC114168464 gene encoding translocon-associated protein subunit alpha, which yields MASIHKFLVFSLALLLFASPFLQVARCQSDSDDAVDTIEESNDIGIVGDDTQDFGDGTFSSAPGIDTISVFPKNSARLITAGEESELLVGVKNDGDSSLNVIAIKASIHLPFDHRLLVQNLSTQGFNNGSVPASAQATFPYLFAVSKFMQPGNFDLVGTIIYEIDDHPFQSTFFNGTIEVAEAGGFLSMESVFLVTLGAALLVLLGLWIHGQIQHLSKKTKRAPKVEVGTRSTDASTDEWLQGTAFTQSLSSKSKKKK from the exons ATGGCCTCCATCCACAAATTTTTGGTTTTCTCTCTCGCCCTTCTCCTCTTCGCTTCCCCTTTTCTCCAAG ttGCTAGGTGTCAGTCAGACTCCGATGATGCTGTGGATACCATTGAAGAATCAAATGATATTGGCATTGTTGGTGATGATACCCAAGACTTTGGTGATGGGACCTTCTCTTCCGCTCCAGGAATTGATACAATAAGTGTATTTCCAAAAAATAGCGCACGAT TGATAACAGCTGGAGAAGAGTCAGAGCTGCTTGTTGGTGTTAAAAATGATG GGGATTCAAGCTTGAATGTTATTGCAATCAAGGCTAGTATTCACCTTCCTTTTGATCACCGTCTCCTGGTTCAAAATCTTAGTACCCAG GGTTTCAATAATGGTTCTGTACCAGCCTCAGCACAGGCTACTTTCCCATATCTATTTGCAGTCAGTAAGTTCATGCAG CCTGGAAATTTTGATCTTGTGGGCACTATTATTTATGAGATAGATGATCATCCATTCCAAAGCACCTTCTTTAATGGCACCATTGAAGTTGCTGAAGCTGGTGGTTTTCTTAGCATGGAATCTGTTTTTCTTGTTACACTGGGTGCTGCACTCCTTGTCCTTCTGGGGCTATGGATTCATGGTCAAATACAACACCTTTCCAAG AAAACAAAGAGGGCTCCAAAAGTTGAAGTGGGAACAAGGTCTACAGATGCCTCAACTGATGAATGGCTACAG GGAACTGCATTTACTCAATCTCTGTCGAGCAAgtcaaagaagaagaagtag
- the LOC114168706 gene encoding transcription factor bHLH121-like, whose amino-acid sequence MDCTAARRTQKADREKLRRDRLNEQFVALGNILDPDRPKNDKATIIGDTIQLLEDLTSQVSKLKDEYAALTEESCELAREKIDLREEKTSLKSDIEKLNCQYQQQLRTVSPWTAMDHSVMVVPSSYPYPVPMPIPPSPIAMQPYPFYANQHSAIIPSPCSTYVPCLVPNTLVEQQSIQHIAPPLHPGFQSHMSGKQDSRNKCKESMVEKHEDSNDVTADQTYGSSADQDLPSGKIKSSELSRRQSSCAEVSSLGRCSSSSSVQESSSSSVVHEHKG is encoded by the exons ATGGATTGTACAGCTGCAAGAAGGACACAAAAGGCTGACCGAGAAAAGCTAAGGAGGGATCGACTCAATGAACAATTTGTAGCGCTGGGCAACATTTTAG ATCCTGATAGGCCCAAAAATGACAAAGCAACCATTATAGGTGATACCATTCAATTGCTAGAGGACCTTACTTCTCAAGTTAGTAAACTTAAAGATGAATATGCTGCACTAACTGAAGAATCTTGCGAG ttGGCTCGCGAGAAAATTGATCTTAGAGAAGAAAAGACTTCTCTTAAATCGGATATTGAGAAGTTGAATTGTCAGTATCAGCAACAGCTCAGGACTGTGTCTCCATGGACTGCAATGGATCATTCAGTGATGGTAGTTCCATCATCATATCCATATCCAGTGCCAATGCCAATACCTCCTTCTCCAATTGCTATGCAGCCATACCCCTTCTATGCTAATCAACATTCTGCTATTATCCCTAGCCCTTGTTCAACTTATGTTCCTTGTTTAGTCCCTAATACCCTTGTTGAACAGCAATCCATCCAGCACATAGCCCCACCTCTTCATCCAGGTTTCCAGTCCCACATGTCGGGTAAACAAGACTCCAGAAACAAATGCAAGGAGAGCATGGTTGAAAAACATGAGGATTCAAATGATGTCACTGCAGACCAGACTTACGGGTCTTCTGCAGACCAG GACTTGCCATCTGGGAAAATAAAATCTAGCGAATTGTCAAGGAGGCAAAGCAGTTGCGCTGAAGTGAGTTCGTTAGGTAGGTGCTCTTCATCTAGTAGTGTTCAGGAGAGTTCATCAAGTAGTGTAGTTCACGAACACAAAGGCTAG
- the LOC114168709 gene encoding uncharacterized protein LOC114168709: MAYDRSRTSSVLDGFTLNPLPYPVLLILALIFLFFAVSWYFSYEEVVETAEEQFGWVLFATPVVLILIVRWLSSMENSDWFSASWGSSRRTHQGPSEGSSPWGVAALILVLLIMARYQSNFLNSWFV; the protein is encoded by the coding sequence ATGGCTTATGACAGAAGCAGAACCTCTTCTGTTTTGGATGGATTCACTCTGAATCCCCTGCCATACCCTGTTCTGTTAATCTTAGCACTCATCTTCCTCTTCTTTGCCGTTTCATGGTACTTTTCCTATGAAGAAGTTGTTGAAACTGCTGAAGAACAATTTGGTTGGGTACTATTTGCTACCCCAGTGGTGCTAATACTCATAGTTCGTTGGTTATCTTCTATGGAGAATTCAGATTGGTTCTCTGCTTCGTGGGGGAGTAGCAGGAGAACCCACCAGGGCCCTTCAGAAGGAAGCTCTCCATGGGGTGTGGCTGCTTTGATCCTGGTGTTGCTCATAATGGCTCGATACCAATCCAACTTTCTTAATAGCTGGTTTGTgtga
- the LOC114168707 gene encoding putative ER lumen protein-retaining receptor C28H8.4 yields MRPQRTSIYAVTSWVRRQPPKVKAFLAVVSGMAALVLLRFIVHDHDNLFVAAEAVHSLGISVLIYKLMKEKTCAGLSLKSQELTAIFLAVRLYCSFVMEYDIHTILDFATFITTLWVIYMIRFKLKASYMEEKDNFAIYYVVVPCAVLALLIHPSTSHHLLNRISWAFCVYLEAVSVLPQLRVMQNTKIVEPFTAHYVFALGVARFLSCAHWVLQVLDSRGHLLVALGYGLWPSMVLISEIVQTFILADFCYYYVKSVFGGQLVLRLPSGVV; encoded by the exons ATGAGACCTCAGAGAACGTCGATCTACGCCGTCACGTCATGGGTGAGGCGACAACCCCCAAAGGTGAAGGCTTTTCTCGCCGTCGTTTCCGGCATGGCGGCTCTTGTCCTCCTCCGCTTTATCGTCCACGATCACGACAATCTCTTTGTTGCTGCTGAGGCTGTCCACTCCCTGGGAATTTCCGTCCTCATCTATAAGCTCATGAAGGAGAAGACTTGTGCTG GGTTATCACTTAAATCCCAGGAATTAACAGCTATATTTTTAGCTGTTAGGCTTTACTGCAGTTTTGTCATGGAATATGATATCCACACCATACTTGATTTCGCTACTTTCATAACCACACTGTGGGTTATATATATGATTCGTTTTAAGCTGAAGGCTAGTTACATGGAGGAGAAGGATAACTTTGCAATATACTATGTG GTGGTCCCTTGTGCTGTGTTAGCATTGCTTATTCATCCATCAACTTCTCATCATTTATTAAACAGGATTTCCTGGGCATTCTGCGTATATCTGGAAGCTGTCTCAGTCCTGCCCCAGCTGCGGGTCATGCAGAACACCAAG ATTGTTGAGCCATTCACAGCCCATTACGTATTTGCACTGGGTGTTGCAAGATTCTTGAGCTGTGCACATTGGGTTCTTCAG GTATTAGATAGCCGAGGGCATTTGTTGGTAGCCTTAGGGTATGGTTTATGGCCATCAATGGTTCTTATCTCAGAAATTGTCCAGACCTTCATCTTGGCAGATTTCTGTTACTATTATGTCAAAAG TGTTTTCGGGGGACAGCTTGTTCTACGTCTACCCTCTGGAGTGGTGTGA
- the LOC114168705 gene encoding type III polyketide synthase B: protein MYIYTTDSVFSRYKKLHASDIYHHLRRNMGEEGIWKDVTKQGINPGKATILALGKAFPPQLVMQEYLVDGYFRSTNCDNPELKQKLTRLCKTTTVKTRYVVMSEEILMKYPELVSEGIPTVKQRLEICNEAVTEMAIEASQACMKNWGGSLSEITHLVYVSSSEARLPGGDLYLAKGLGLSPDTQRIMLYFAGCSGGVAGLRVAKDIAENNPGSRVLLATSETTIIGFKPPSADRPYDLVGVALFGDGAAAMIIGTDPILEYEKPLFELHTAVQEFLPHTEKKIDGRLTEEGISFKLARELPQIIEDSVEGFCDKLMSVVGFKNKEYNELFWAVHPGGPAILNRIEKRLDLLPEKLSASRRALMDYGNASSNTIVYVLEYMIEEGLKTRKDGGGDHEWGLILAFGPGITFEGILARNLCALKVT, encoded by the exons atgtatatatatacgaCTGATTCTGTTTTCTCTAGGTACAAGAAATTACATGCATCTGATATATATCACCACCTAAGAAGAAATATGGGAGAAGAAGGTATTTGGAAAGATGTTACAAAGCAAGGGATCAACCCTGGGAAGGCTACCATATTAGCTCTTGGCAAGGCTTTCCCTCCTCAGCTTGTCATGCAAGAATATTTAGTTGATGGATATTTCAGAAGCACAAACTGTGACAATCCTGAGCTTAAGCAGAAGCTCACTAGACTTT GCAAAACAACGACAGTGAAAACAAGGTACGTGGTTATGTCGGAGGAAATACTGATGAAGTATCCAGAACTTGTTTCTGAAGGGATCCCCACAGTGAAGCAGCGGCTAGAGATATGTAACGAGGCAGTGACAGAAATGGCCATTGAGGCTTCacaagcttgcatgaagaactGGGGTGGATCATTATCAGAGATAACACACTTGGTTTATGTGTCATCAAGTGAGGCAAGACTACCAGGTGGTGACCTTTACCTGGCGAAAGGACTAGGACTCAGCCCTGATACTCAACGAATCATGCTCTATTTTGCTGGTTGTTCAGGAGGTGTGGCTGGTCTTCGTGTTGCAAAAGACATAGCTGAGAACAACCCTGGAAGTAGGGTGCTGCTTGCTACCTCGGAAACTACGATTATTGGGTTCAAGCCACCAAGTGCAGATAGACCCTATGATCTTGTGGGGGTGGCACTCTTTGGGGATGGTGCTGCTGCCATGATAATTGGCACGGACCCAATATTGGAGTATGAGAAGCCTCTCTTTGAGCTTCACACTGCGGTTCAGGAGTTTTTGCCACACACTGAGAAGAAAATTGATGGGAGGCTGACAGAAGAGGGGATAAGCTTCAAGCTTGCAAGGGAACTTCCTCAGATAATTGAAGACTCTGTTGAAGGATTCTGTGACAAATTGATGAGTGTTGTTGGATTCAAGAATAAGGAGTACAACGAGCTATTTTGGGCTGTTCATCCAGGGGGACCAGCCATATTGAATCGCATTGAGAAAAGACTTGATTTGTTACCAGAGAAGCTAAGTGCGAGTAGAAGGGCTCTCATGGACTATGGCAATGCTAGCAGTAATACCATTGTGTATGTGCTGGAGTATATGATAGAGGAGGGTCTCAAAACTAGAAAAGATGGTGGAGGAGATCATGAATGGGGTTTGATACTTGCATTTGGACCTGGAATTACATTTGAGGGAATTCTTGCTAGGAACTTGTGTGCTTTAAAAGTCACATAA
- the LOC114169288 gene encoding uncharacterized protein At4g19900-like, which yields MLRNLRSRRRPRRGVFLCVVVSGLLLLVCVSVSLLVRRATLSHPSRHVNFDSLLSDSVNDDFIAGEETIDTIDALDVVEEEPEDAIDADADDDEPLDRNSGVSGYFFNHAEGVIRRAISKSSFMEDDDEGPFVDPEDGGKTVFGSDDVAVEEKVRSKVLQVKGVEDALLLKGMGRRVSPLREGWGDWFDKKSDFLRKDKMLRSSLEGLNPLRNPIIQDPDAVGVTGITKADKIIRNFMLHDVKTRKITHQSNF from the coding sequence ATGCTGAGAAATCTCCGATCCCGGCGTCGTCCCCGTCGCGGGGTGTTCCTGTGCGTCGTCGTTTCGGGTCTCCTTCTGTTGGTGTGCGTCTCCGTCTCCCTCCTCGTTCGCCGCGCCACCCTCTCCCACCCTTCCCGCCATGTCAATTTCGACTCCCTCCTCTCCGACTCCGTCAACGACGACTTCATCGCCGGCGAGGAAACCATCGACACCATCGACGCTCTCGACGTGGTGGAGGAAGAGCCGGAGGACGCCATAGACGCCGACGCCGACGACGACGAGCCTCTGGATCGGAACTCCGGCGTGTCCGGGTACTTCTTCAATCACGCGGAGGGCGTGATCCGTCGGGCCATCAGCAAGAGCTCATTCATGGAAGACGACGACGAGGGGCCCTTTGTGGACCCGGAGGATGGCGGCAAGACCGTGTTTGGGTCCGATGACGTGGCGGTGGAGGAGAAGGTGCGGTCGAAGGTGTTGCAGGTGAAGGGCGTTGAGGACGCGCTTTTGTTGAAGGGCATGGGAAGAAGGGTTTCACCGTTAAGAGAAGGTTGGGGCGATTGGTTCGataaaaaaagtgattttttgaGGAAGGATAAGATGTTAAGGTCGAGTTTGGAGGGATTGAATCCTCTTCGTAATCCCATTATTCAAGACCCTGATGCTGTTGGTGTCACCGGTATCACCAAAGCTGATAAAATTATCAGGAATTTCATGTTGCATGACGTTAAGACCAGGAAAATCACTCACCAATCCAATTTTTAA
- the LOC114169286 gene encoding probable aquaporin TIP1-2 produces MDSANSHVVAVKPLSRSVHTNKPLTSLFKKSVRRKCYAFTGAHEIFRPEMWKAALTELTATASLMFTLTTSIVSCLDSHGTDPKLLVPFAVFMIVFLFLLVTVPLSGGHMSPVFTFIGALKGVVTLTRALIYVLAQIIGSIIGFFILKCVIDPKLAYTYSLGGCAIDGQKVSFGIKPQNALLVEFACTFVVLFVGVTLAFDKKRSRALGLPMVCLVVAGATALAVFVSITVTGRAGYAGVGLNPARCLGPALLHGGPLWHGHWVFWLGPFLACMVYYLLSMNLPKEDLVWLEEEHDVFDTSFSKNLPEQCNAGFQLQV; encoded by the exons ATGGACTCAGCTAATTCCCATGTAGTAGCTGTTAAACCACTTTCCAGATCTGTTCATACTAACAAACCACTCACTTCGTTGTTCAAGAAATCTGTAAGGCGAAAGTGTTATGCTTTCACCGGAGCACATGAGATTTTCAGACCAGAG ATGTGGAAAGCAGCTTTAACAGAATTAACAGCAACTGCATCTCTAATGTTCACCTTGACGACTTCCATTGTTTCATGCTTGGACTCACACGGGACGGATCCTAAGCTTCTTGTTCCCTTTGCAGTTTTCATGATAGTGTTTCTGTTCCTACTGGTCACAGTTCCTCTCTCCGGGGGCCACATGAGTCCCGTTTTCACATTCATCGGTGCTTTGAAGGGTGTTGTCACTCTCACCCGTGCTCTCATCTACGTCTTAGCACAAATCATTGGCTCAATAATTGGTTTCTTCATACTAAAATGCGTCATAGACCCCAAATTAGCCTACACATATTCCTTGGGAGGTTGTGCCATTGATGGACAAAAAGTGAGTTTTGGCATTAAGCCACAGAACGCTTTGCTTGTGGAATTCGCATGCACATTTGTGGTACTCTTTGTGGGTGTCACATTGGCGTTTGACAAGAAAAGGTCTAGGGCGTTGGGCTTGCCAATGGTGTGTTTGGTGGTGGCAGGGGCCACGGCACTCGCAGTGTTTGTGTCCATAACTGTAACTGGGCGGGCCGGGTATGCTGGTGTGGGCCTCAACCCAGCAAGATGCTTGGGCCCGGCATTGCTTCATGGAGGGCCACTCTGGCATGGGCATTGGGTTTTCTGGCTTGGGCCTTTCTTGGCATGCATGGTGTATTATCTTCTGTCTATGAACCTGCCAAAGGAGGATTTGGTTTGGCTTGAGGAAGAACATGATGTTTTTGATACTTCTTTCTCAAAGAATCTGCCAGAACAATGCAATGCAGGGTTCCAACTCCAAGTctga
- the LOC114169287 gene encoding probable aquaporin TIP1-2 — protein sequence MNDQFSMPVNGGGGDTKPRGLVHDKFSDSKFLTFIGAHEIFTVETWKAALVELIATGALMFTLTSCTVACLESHESNPKLLIPFAVFIIVFVFLIVIVPLSGGHMNPIFTFVAALKGIVTLSRAVLYVVAQCIGSTIGFFVLKSVMEPELAQTYSLGGCAIGDKGQGSSIKPHDALLLEFSCTLLVLFVGITLAFDKKRCKELGFPMVCLVVAASLALAVFLSLTVTGRPGYAGAGLNPARCLGSALLHGGPLWNGHWIFWAGPFLACIIYYSVSISLPKKGLDWVDGEYDILNLAMGFCGTIPNNAVLNDLP from the exons ATGAACGACCAATTTTCAATGCCCGttaatggtggtggtggtgacacAAAGCCTAGGGGTCTGGTTCATGACAAGTTTTCAGACTCCAAATTTCTTACCTTCATCGGTGCCCATGAAATTTTCACAGTGGAG ACGTGGAAAGCAGCTTTGGTAGAGTTAATTGCAACTGGTGCACTAATGTTCACTCTAACCAGTTGCACTGTTGCATGTTTGGAATCACACGAGTCCAATCCCAAGCTTCTTATTCCCTTTGCAGTGTTCATCATAGTGTTCGTGTTTTTAATTGTGATAGTTCCTCTATCCGGGGGTCATATGAACCCTATTTTCACATTCGTCGCTGCTCTAAAGGGTATTGTCACCCTTTCTCGTGCTGTCCTTTACGTCGTAGCACAGTGCATTGGCTCAACAATTGGTTTCTTTGTACTGAAGAGTGTGATGGAGCCAGAATTAGCACAAACATATTCATTGGGAGGTTGTGCAATTGGTGACAAAGGACAAGGTTCTTCGATAAAGCCGCATGATGCTTTGTTGTTGGAATTCTCTTGCACACTTCTGGTACTCTTTGTTGGTATCACGCTCGCATTTGATAAGAAAAGGTGCAAGGAATTGGGCTTTCCAATGGTGTGTCTCGTGGTAGCAGCATCCCTCGCACTCGCAGTTTTTCTGTCCTTAACGGTAACAGGGAGGCCCGGTTATGCAGGCGCGGGCCTGAACCCGGCAAGATGTTTGGGCTCGGCGTTACTTCACGGAGGCCCACTATGGAATGGGCATTGGATTTTCTGGGCCGGGCCTTTCTTGGCCTGCATAATCTATTACAGTGTCTCCATTAGCCTACCAAAGAAGGGTTTGGATTGGGTGGATGGAGAATATGATATCTTGAACCTGGCTATGGGTTTTTGTGGAACCATCCCTAACAATGCCGTTTTAAACGATCTTCCATGA
- the LOC114169285 gene encoding uncharacterized protein LOC114169285 encodes MERGSGKLGRKKSGGNGQVLDGSNIMELVGNDQVFTTFVDNKFQQLDIDRDGKLSVKELQPAVADIGAALGLPPHGTNPDSDHIYSEVLNEFTHGKQEKVSKTEFKEVLSDILLGMAAGLKRDPIVILRIDGEDLLEFVNGSAYEAEMVSIFSQIESPNRSLHDHIIEALGKLTVEQGIPPIADSWVLSNIVEPALLSQDRSGLDKPVSQETFLKEFKVVALAVANRLKEQPVIVAHSENTFDGSGVKRLLSNKFELDKTLNSALETLPKDRNGKMSKEYLRVALDIVAPSAGLPPLGAIEEMDKVIGEVFKMVNADEAKMVKEEEFKKVLTEILGSIMLQLEGSPISVSSNSVVHEPLDSSSTLLQPSSSETAP; translated from the exons ATGGAGAGAGGTAGTGGGAAGCTGGGGAGGAAGAAAAGTGGTGGAAACGGACAGGTTCTAGACGGTTCCAATATTATGGAGTTGGTTGGAAACGACCAGGTTTTCACCACCTTCGTCGACAATAAGTTCCAACAATTAGACATAGACAGAGATGGCAAACTCTCTGTCAAAGAGCTCCAACCTGCTGTTGCTGACATAGGTGCTGCTCTCGGCCTCCCTCCTCACGGCACCAATCCTGATTCTGATCACATCTACTCCGAG GTGTTGAATGAATTCACTCATGGGAAGCAGGAAAAAGTGAGCAAAACCGAGTTCAAAGAGGTTCTCTCTGATATTCTCTTGGGTATGGCTGCTGGACTGAAGCGTGACCCAATTGTGATACTTCGCATTGATGGGGAAGATCTTCTGGAATTTGTTAACGGTTCAGCTTATGAAGCAGAAATGGTGTCTATATTCTCTCAGATTGAATCCCCTAACAGATCACTGCATGACCATATAATTGAAGCTCTTGGCAAGCTCACGGTGGAACAAGGAATTCCTCCTATAGCAGATTCTTGG GTTTTAAGCAACATTGTAGAACCGGCACTGCTGTCTCAAGATAGATCTGGTTTGGATAAGCCTGTTTCTCAGGAGACATTTTTAAAGGAATTTAAGGTAGTGGCATTGGCTGTGGCGAATCGTCTTAAGGAGCAACCAGTCATAGTTGCTCACAGTGAGAACACCTTTGATGGAAGTGGTGTTAAGAGACTACTATCCAACAAGTTTGAATTGGACAAG ACTTTGAACTCAGCTCTAGAGACTTTGCCTAAAGATCGAAATGGAAAGATGTCAAAAGAGTATCTACGGGTGGCACTGGACATTGTGGCTCCATCCGCTGGTTTACCTCCCCTTGGTGCAATTGAagag ATGGATAAGGTTATTGGTGAAGTGTTTAAGATGGTGAATGCAGATGAAGCGAAGATGGTGAAAGAAGAGGAGTTCAAGAAAGTTTTAACTGAAATACTGGGGAGCATTATGTTGCAGTTGGAGGGAAGTCCCATATCGGTTTCTTCAAATTCAGTGGTGCACGAGCCTCTAGACTCATCTTCTACACTTCTTCAACCATCCTCTAGTGAAACTGCACCCTAG
- the LOC114169768 gene encoding rop guanine nucleotide exchange factor 1 — translation MGSVSSEDGSDQQSDRCGSYSLSADVSESESCGSFSARRFDAEGASSSANLSPRPVASHFNFPPAQVMLPVIGGKDVVVWDHKRDLDLSEVEMMKERFAKLLLGEDMSGGGKGVCTALAISNAITNLSATVFGELWRLEPLAPQKKAMWRREMEWLLCVSDSIVELVPSVQQFPGGGTYEVMATRPRSDLYINLPALKKLDGMLLGMLDGFHDTQFWYVDRGIILGEAKDCDAYGRPSVRQEEKWWLPSPKLPPTGLSEENRKRLQQCRDCTNQILKAAVAINTSVIAEMEIPGAYVESLPKNGKACLGDIIYRYITADQFSPECLLDCLDLSSEHHTLDIANRIEAAIHVWRLKDHKKHLSSAKARRSWGGKVKGLVADSEKNKNHFLAQRAETLLESLKHRFPGLPQTALDMAKIQYNKDVGQSILESYSRVMESLAFNIMARIDDVLYVDDSIKRCAAADSLSLFSRGGFGGMPIQKRFSPSPFSIQHTPYASPFATPTFCSSSPVTGSPCSPARIHDMKRTAPKEGADKLAKSEFERVWSYAGNLSARRASGDAPERD, via the exons ATGGGGAGCGTTTCGTCTGAAGACGGTTCCGACCAGCAGAGCGACCGCTGCGGCAGCTACAGCCTCAGCGCTGACGTCAGCGAGTCTGAGAGCTGCGGGAGTTTCTCCGCCCGCCGCTTCGACGCCGAGGGAGCTTCCAGCTCGGCCAACCTCTCGCCGCGTCCTGTCGCCTCTCACTTCAACTTCCCTCCGGCACAGGTAATGCTTCCCGTTATTGGCGGCAAGGACGTCGTCGTTTGGGATCACAAGCGCGACCTTGATCTGTCTG AAGTGGAAATGATGAAGGAGAGGTTCGCGAAGCTGCTTCTCGGAGAAGACATGTCTGGTGGTGGAAAGGGGGTGTGCACTGCGCTTGCTATCTCCAATGCTATAACTAATCTATCTG CAACTGTGTTTGGCGAACTGTGGAGATTGGAGCCGCTGGCACCACAAAAGAAAGCAATGTGGCGTAGGGAAATGGAATGGCTGCTGTGTGTGAGTGATTCTATTGTGGAGCTGGTGCCATCTGTGCAGCAGTTTCCTGGAGGCGGAACCTATGAGGTGATGGCGACGCGTCCTCGCTCGGATTTGTATATCAATCTTCCAGCTCTGAAAAAACTTGATGGTATGCTGCTGGGTATGCTTGACGGGTTTCATGATACGCAATTTTGGTATGTTGACCGGGGAATCATACTGGGAGAAGCCAAGGATTGTGATGCATACGGTAGACCATCGGTTAGGCAGGAGGAGAAATGGTGGCTTCCCTCTCCCAAGTTACCCCCAACTGGTTTGTCcgaggaaaatagaaaaaggttGCAGCAATGCAGGGATTGCACTAATCAGATACTAAAAGCTGCTGTCGCAATTAATACTTCTGTGATTGCTGAAATGGAAATTCCCGGCGCATATGTAGAGTCCTTGCCCAAG AATGGAAAGGCTTGTCTGGGCGATATAATTTATCGATATATAACCGCAGACCAGTTCTCACCTGAATGTCTCCTTGATTGTTTGGATCTTTCGTCAGAGCACCACACTCTGGATATAGCTAATAGAATTGAGGCTGCCATACATGTATGGAGGCTGAAGGACCATAAGAAACATCTAAGTTCAGCAAAAGCCAGACGGTCTTGGGGTGGAAAGGTGAAGGGACTTGTCGCCGACAGTGAAAAGAACAAGAATCATTTTCTTGCACAACGGGCAGAGACACTTCTAGAAAGCTTGAAACACCGATTTCCAGGGCTCCCTCAGACTGCACTCGATATGGCcaaaattcaatataataaG GATGTGGGACAGTCTATTCTTGAAAGTTATTCACGAGTGATGGAGAGCTTGGCCTTTAACATTATGGCCAGGATTGATGATGTCCTTTATGTAGATGATAGTATAAAGCGATGTGCGGCTGCAGATTCTCTCTCACTGTTCAGCAGGGGAGGTTTTGGTGGCATGCCCATCCAGAAGAGGTTCTCTCCTAGTCCCTTCTCAATTCAACACACACCATATGCCTCCCCATTTGCAACACCAACGTTTTGTTCCTCCTCTCCTGTTACTGGGAGCCCGTGTAGTCCTGCAAGGATACATGATATGAAGAGAACTGCTCCTAAGGAGGGTGCAGACAAGTTGGCCAAATCTGAGTTTGAGAGAGTTTGGTCTTATGCCGGAAACCTCAGTGCAAGAAGAGCTTCGGGTGATGCTCCAGAAAGAGACTGA